Proteins from one Terriglobus tenax genomic window:
- a CDS encoding Rossmann-fold NAD(P)-binding domain-containing protein gives MKVGVVGYGVVGKHLAQLFLDGHREVVIYDKFDPEMGSESRQRDINNCDLVFISVPTPASEDGSCDISAVREVVAWILPPMCIKSTIPPGTVQALTEEFGKQIVFSPEYIGETPFHKSLVTRVPDLVAVGGERCLCERFISAYRDVLGPEPHYFVTDAITAELSKYMENCFFATKVAFVAQFYLLASHFGADFTQMREIWTADTRVGRSHSTVTGKLGFGGKCLPKDLSAIIARTLESGGQIEFLQAVSEFNTALRREEA, from the coding sequence GTGAAAGTAGGTGTGGTGGGGTATGGCGTTGTCGGCAAACATCTGGCTCAACTGTTCCTTGATGGACATCGTGAAGTCGTCATCTATGACAAGTTTGATCCGGAGATGGGGAGCGAGAGCCGCCAACGTGACATCAACAATTGCGATCTCGTTTTTATCTCTGTCCCCACGCCTGCCTCCGAAGATGGCAGTTGCGATATCTCGGCCGTCCGCGAGGTTGTCGCGTGGATTCTTCCTCCAATGTGTATCAAGTCCACCATCCCTCCAGGAACGGTGCAGGCACTCACCGAAGAGTTCGGCAAGCAGATCGTCTTCAGCCCGGAATATATTGGCGAAACGCCTTTTCACAAATCGCTGGTAACCCGTGTACCTGACCTGGTAGCAGTTGGAGGAGAGCGCTGTCTGTGCGAGCGCTTCATCTCGGCCTATCGCGATGTCCTTGGCCCTGAGCCCCACTATTTCGTCACCGACGCCATTACGGCGGAACTATCGAAGTATATGGAGAACTGCTTTTTCGCGACGAAGGTCGCCTTTGTTGCACAGTTCTATCTTCTCGCCTCGCACTTTGGAGCCGACTTTACACAGATGAGAGAGATCTGGACCGCTGATACACGCGTTGGACGTTCCCATAGCACGGTCACCGGCAAGCTCGGGTTTGGAGGCAAATGCCTGCCCAAAGATCTCTCTGCAATTATCGCCAGAACGCTTGAGTCCGGCGGTCAGATCGAATTCCTCCAGGCAGTCTCAGAGTTCAATACCGCACTTCGCCGCGAAGAAGCTTAA